Proteins encoded in a region of the Oncorhynchus gorbuscha isolate QuinsamMale2020 ecotype Even-year linkage group LG16, OgorEven_v1.0, whole genome shotgun sequence genome:
- the LOC123999900 gene encoding TOM1-like protein 2 isoform X1 — translation MEFLLGNPYSTPVGQCLEKATDGGLQAEDWTLNMEICDIINETEEGPKDAIRALKKRLSGNRNYREVMLGLTVLETCVKNCGHRFHVLVANRDFIDGVLVKIISPKTNPPTIVQDKVLALIQAWADAFRSSPDLTGVVHIYEELKRKGIEFPMADLDTLSPIHTPQRGLPEVDPAVLKYKAPIQPHATATLPKPAADPAPAPAPAPLTPILQIPHIPNVQGPITANPEQIARLRSELDIVRGNTKVMSEMLTEMVPGQEDSSDLELLQELNRTCRAMQQRVVELISRVSNEEVTEELLHVNDDLNNIFLRYERYERYRSGRAAQNNGLMEMLSEATEDNLIDLTPGSPAVVSLRATSTPPSSIPPVTSPRAGATASPARTLIQDPTSCPSTLSTQLAGLDVGGVSVSGTLSSLSGHNPGDDFDMFAQTRTSSLADQRKNVKYEDPRALGGLASALDVRQQNATGGLRVIGDDNPELELPIDSWLITQGMIPVSQSSVMDDIEEWLCADVKGDGLDGEEGVTSEEFDKFLEDRAKVVDSLPSLPGDEPGPPLSAPSGTRKKAERTEDALFAL, via the exons AGAAGGCCACAGATGGCGGCCTGCAGGCTGAGGACTGGACCCTCAACATGGAGATCTGTGACATCATCAATGAGACGGAGGAAGG GCCTAAAGATGCCATCCGGGCGCTGAAGAAGAGACTGAGTGGGAACAGGAACTACCGGGAGGTGATGCTAGGATTGACG GTGCTGGAGACGTGTGTAAAGAACTGCGGCCACCGGTTTCATGTCCTCGTGGCTAACCGGGACTTCATTGATGGTGTCCTCGTCAAAATCATCTCCCCCAAAACCAACCCCCCAACCATCGTACAGGACAAAGTCCTGGCTCTGATCCAG GCCTGGGCGGATGCCTTCAGGAGTAGTCCTGACCTGACGGGGGTGGTCCATATTTATGAGGAGCTGAAGAGGAAAGGCATCGAGTTCCCCATGGCTGACCTGGACACTCTGTCACCCATCCACACACCACAGAGG ggTCTACCAGAGGTGGACCCAGCTGTACTAAAGTACAAAGCCCCCATCCAGCCCCACGCTACAGCCACCCTCCCCAAGCCTGCAGCCGACCCGGCTCCGGCCCCGGCCCCCGCCCCCCTCACCCCCATCCTACAGATACCACACATCCCCAACGTACAGGGCCCCATCACCGCCAACCCTGAACAG ATCGCCCGGCTGCGCAGTGAACTGGACATAGTGAGGGGAAACACCAAAGTGATGTCAGAGATGCTGACTGAGATGGTGCCTGGACAGGAGGACTCCTCGGACCTGGAACTCCTTCAG gagctGAACAGGACGTGCAGGGCCATGCAGCAGCGGGTGGTGGAGCTGATCTCCCGGGTCTCCAACGAGGAGGTGACAGAGGAGCTGCTGCACGTCAACGACGACCTCAACAACATCTTCCTACGATAcgagag GTATGAGAGGTACCGGTCGGGTAGAGCGGCTCAGAATAACGGG CTAATGGAG ATGCTGAGTGAAGCCACAGAGGACAACCTGATAGACCTAACGCCAGGCTCGCCCGCTGTGGTCAGCCTCCGAGCCACCTCCACACCCCCGTCCAGCATCCCCCCTGTGACCTCCCCTAGGGCTGGGGCTACAGCCTCCCCTGCCCGGACCCTGATCCAAGACCCTACCTCTTGTCCCTCAACTCTGTCCACTCAGCTCGCCGGCCTGG atgtggGTGGGGTTAGTGTCAGTGGTACCCTGTCCTCTCTGTCGGGGCACAACCCTGGAGACGACTTTGACATGTTTGCTCAGACCAGGACCAGCTCTCTGGCAGATCAACGCAAAAA tgtgaaGTACGAGGACCCTCGAGCCCTGGGTGGGCTTGCCTCAGCTCTGGACGTCAGACAACAGAACGCCACTGGAGGG ctGAGGGTCATAGGGGATGATAACCCAGAGTTGGAGCTGCCCATAGACAGCTGGCTTATTACCCAAGGAATG ATCCCCGTATCGCAGTCCTCTGTCATGGATGACATAGAGGAGTGGCTCTGTGCTGATGTG AAAGGCGATGGTTTAGATGGTGAGGAAGGGGTGACGAGTGAAG agtTTGATAAGTTTCTGGAGGATCGAGCGAAGGTGGTCGATTCCTTACCATCGCTCCCTGGTGATGAGCCTGGTCCCCCTCTCAGCGCCCCCAGCGGCACCCGCAAGAAGGCTGAACGGACGGAGGATGCCCTCTTTGCCTTGTAG
- the LOC123999900 gene encoding TOM1-like protein 2 isoform X3, which yields MEFLLGNPYSTPVGQCLEKATDGGLQAEDWTLNMEICDIINETEEGPKDAIRALKKRLSGNRNYREVMLGLTVLETCVKNCGHRFHVLVANRDFIDGVLVKIISPKTNPPTIVQDKVLALIQAWADAFRSSPDLTGVVHIYEELKRKGIEFPMADLDTLSPIHTPQRGLPEVDPAVLKYKAPIQPHATATLPKPAADPAPAPAPAPLTPILQIPHIPNVQGPITANPEQIARLRSELDIVRGNTKVMSEMLTEMVPGQEDSSDLELLQELNRTCRAMQQRVVELISRVSNEEVTEELLHVNDDLNNIFLRYERYERYRSGRAAQNNGLMEMLSEATEDNLIDLTPGSPAVVSLRATSTPPSSIPPVTSPRAGATASPARTLIQDPTSCPSTLSTQLAGLDVGGVSVSGTLSSLSGHNPGDDFDMFAQTRTSSLADQRKNVKYEDPRALGGLASALDVRQQNATGGIPVSQSSVMDDIEEWLCADVKGDGLDGEEGVTSEEFDKFLEDRAKVVDSLPSLPGDEPGPPLSAPSGTRKKAERTEDALFAL from the exons AGAAGGCCACAGATGGCGGCCTGCAGGCTGAGGACTGGACCCTCAACATGGAGATCTGTGACATCATCAATGAGACGGAGGAAGG GCCTAAAGATGCCATCCGGGCGCTGAAGAAGAGACTGAGTGGGAACAGGAACTACCGGGAGGTGATGCTAGGATTGACG GTGCTGGAGACGTGTGTAAAGAACTGCGGCCACCGGTTTCATGTCCTCGTGGCTAACCGGGACTTCATTGATGGTGTCCTCGTCAAAATCATCTCCCCCAAAACCAACCCCCCAACCATCGTACAGGACAAAGTCCTGGCTCTGATCCAG GCCTGGGCGGATGCCTTCAGGAGTAGTCCTGACCTGACGGGGGTGGTCCATATTTATGAGGAGCTGAAGAGGAAAGGCATCGAGTTCCCCATGGCTGACCTGGACACTCTGTCACCCATCCACACACCACAGAGG ggTCTACCAGAGGTGGACCCAGCTGTACTAAAGTACAAAGCCCCCATCCAGCCCCACGCTACAGCCACCCTCCCCAAGCCTGCAGCCGACCCGGCTCCGGCCCCGGCCCCCGCCCCCCTCACCCCCATCCTACAGATACCACACATCCCCAACGTACAGGGCCCCATCACCGCCAACCCTGAACAG ATCGCCCGGCTGCGCAGTGAACTGGACATAGTGAGGGGAAACACCAAAGTGATGTCAGAGATGCTGACTGAGATGGTGCCTGGACAGGAGGACTCCTCGGACCTGGAACTCCTTCAG gagctGAACAGGACGTGCAGGGCCATGCAGCAGCGGGTGGTGGAGCTGATCTCCCGGGTCTCCAACGAGGAGGTGACAGAGGAGCTGCTGCACGTCAACGACGACCTCAACAACATCTTCCTACGATAcgagag GTATGAGAGGTACCGGTCGGGTAGAGCGGCTCAGAATAACGGG CTAATGGAG ATGCTGAGTGAAGCCACAGAGGACAACCTGATAGACCTAACGCCAGGCTCGCCCGCTGTGGTCAGCCTCCGAGCCACCTCCACACCCCCGTCCAGCATCCCCCCTGTGACCTCCCCTAGGGCTGGGGCTACAGCCTCCCCTGCCCGGACCCTGATCCAAGACCCTACCTCTTGTCCCTCAACTCTGTCCACTCAGCTCGCCGGCCTGG atgtggGTGGGGTTAGTGTCAGTGGTACCCTGTCCTCTCTGTCGGGGCACAACCCTGGAGACGACTTTGACATGTTTGCTCAGACCAGGACCAGCTCTCTGGCAGATCAACGCAAAAA tgtgaaGTACGAGGACCCTCGAGCCCTGGGTGGGCTTGCCTCAGCTCTGGACGTCAGACAACAGAACGCCACTGGAGGG ATCCCCGTATCGCAGTCCTCTGTCATGGATGACATAGAGGAGTGGCTCTGTGCTGATGTG AAAGGCGATGGTTTAGATGGTGAGGAAGGGGTGACGAGTGAAG agtTTGATAAGTTTCTGGAGGATCGAGCGAAGGTGGTCGATTCCTTACCATCGCTCCCTGGTGATGAGCCTGGTCCCCCTCTCAGCGCCCCCAGCGGCACCCGCAAGAAGGCTGAACGGACGGAGGATGCCCTCTTTGCCTTGTAG
- the LOC123999900 gene encoding TOM1-like protein 2 isoform X6, with protein MEFLLGNPYSTPVGQCLEKATDGGLQAEDWTLNMEICDIINETEEGPKDAIRALKKRLSGNRNYREVMLGLTVLETCVKNCGHRFHVLVANRDFIDGVLVKIISPKTNPPTIVQDKVLALIQAWADAFRSSPDLTGVVHIYEELKRKGIEFPMADLDTLSPIHTPQRGLPEVDPAVLKYKAPIQPHATATLPKPAADPAPAPAPAPLTPILQIPHIPNVQGPITANPEQIARLRSELDIVRGNTKVMSEMLTEMVPGQEDSSDLELLQELNRTCRAMQQRVVELISRVSNEEVTEELLHVNDDLNNIFLRYERYERYRSGRAAQNNGLMEMLSEATEDNLIDLTPGSPAVVSLRATSTPPSSIPPVTSPRAGATASPARTLIQDPTSCPSTLSTQLAGLDVGGVSVSGTLSSLSGHNPGDDFDMFAQTRTSSLADQRKNVKYEDPRALGGLASALDVRQQNATGGKGDGLDGEEGVTSEEFDKFLEDRAKVVDSLPSLPGDEPGPPLSAPSGTRKKAERTEDALFAL; from the exons AGAAGGCCACAGATGGCGGCCTGCAGGCTGAGGACTGGACCCTCAACATGGAGATCTGTGACATCATCAATGAGACGGAGGAAGG GCCTAAAGATGCCATCCGGGCGCTGAAGAAGAGACTGAGTGGGAACAGGAACTACCGGGAGGTGATGCTAGGATTGACG GTGCTGGAGACGTGTGTAAAGAACTGCGGCCACCGGTTTCATGTCCTCGTGGCTAACCGGGACTTCATTGATGGTGTCCTCGTCAAAATCATCTCCCCCAAAACCAACCCCCCAACCATCGTACAGGACAAAGTCCTGGCTCTGATCCAG GCCTGGGCGGATGCCTTCAGGAGTAGTCCTGACCTGACGGGGGTGGTCCATATTTATGAGGAGCTGAAGAGGAAAGGCATCGAGTTCCCCATGGCTGACCTGGACACTCTGTCACCCATCCACACACCACAGAGG ggTCTACCAGAGGTGGACCCAGCTGTACTAAAGTACAAAGCCCCCATCCAGCCCCACGCTACAGCCACCCTCCCCAAGCCTGCAGCCGACCCGGCTCCGGCCCCGGCCCCCGCCCCCCTCACCCCCATCCTACAGATACCACACATCCCCAACGTACAGGGCCCCATCACCGCCAACCCTGAACAG ATCGCCCGGCTGCGCAGTGAACTGGACATAGTGAGGGGAAACACCAAAGTGATGTCAGAGATGCTGACTGAGATGGTGCCTGGACAGGAGGACTCCTCGGACCTGGAACTCCTTCAG gagctGAACAGGACGTGCAGGGCCATGCAGCAGCGGGTGGTGGAGCTGATCTCCCGGGTCTCCAACGAGGAGGTGACAGAGGAGCTGCTGCACGTCAACGACGACCTCAACAACATCTTCCTACGATAcgagag GTATGAGAGGTACCGGTCGGGTAGAGCGGCTCAGAATAACGGG CTAATGGAG ATGCTGAGTGAAGCCACAGAGGACAACCTGATAGACCTAACGCCAGGCTCGCCCGCTGTGGTCAGCCTCCGAGCCACCTCCACACCCCCGTCCAGCATCCCCCCTGTGACCTCCCCTAGGGCTGGGGCTACAGCCTCCCCTGCCCGGACCCTGATCCAAGACCCTACCTCTTGTCCCTCAACTCTGTCCACTCAGCTCGCCGGCCTGG atgtggGTGGGGTTAGTGTCAGTGGTACCCTGTCCTCTCTGTCGGGGCACAACCCTGGAGACGACTTTGACATGTTTGCTCAGACCAGGACCAGCTCTCTGGCAGATCAACGCAAAAA tgtgaaGTACGAGGACCCTCGAGCCCTGGGTGGGCTTGCCTCAGCTCTGGACGTCAGACAACAGAACGCCACTGGAGGG AAAGGCGATGGTTTAGATGGTGAGGAAGGGGTGACGAGTGAAG agtTTGATAAGTTTCTGGAGGATCGAGCGAAGGTGGTCGATTCCTTACCATCGCTCCCTGGTGATGAGCCTGGTCCCCCTCTCAGCGCCCCCAGCGGCACCCGCAAGAAGGCTGAACGGACGGAGGATGCCCTCTTTGCCTTGTAG
- the LOC123999900 gene encoding TOM1-like protein 2 isoform X2, whose amino-acid sequence MEFLLGNPYSTPVGQCLEKATDGGLQAEDWTLNMEICDIINETEEGPKDAIRALKKRLSGNRNYREVMLGLTVLETCVKNCGHRFHVLVANRDFIDGVLVKIISPKTNPPTIVQDKVLALIQAWADAFRSSPDLTGVVHIYEELKRKGIEFPMADLDTLSPIHTPQRGLPEVDPAVLKYKAPIQPHATATLPKPAADPAPAPAPAPLTPILQIPHIPNVQGPITANPEQIARLRSELDIVRGNTKVMSEMLTEMVPGQEDSSDLELLQELNRTCRAMQQRVVELISRVSNEEVTEELLHVNDDLNNIFLRYERYERYRSGRAAQNNGMLSEATEDNLIDLTPGSPAVVSLRATSTPPSSIPPVTSPRAGATASPARTLIQDPTSCPSTLSTQLAGLDVGGVSVSGTLSSLSGHNPGDDFDMFAQTRTSSLADQRKNVKYEDPRALGGLASALDVRQQNATGGLRVIGDDNPELELPIDSWLITQGMIPVSQSSVMDDIEEWLCADVKGDGLDGEEGVTSEEFDKFLEDRAKVVDSLPSLPGDEPGPPLSAPSGTRKKAERTEDALFAL is encoded by the exons AGAAGGCCACAGATGGCGGCCTGCAGGCTGAGGACTGGACCCTCAACATGGAGATCTGTGACATCATCAATGAGACGGAGGAAGG GCCTAAAGATGCCATCCGGGCGCTGAAGAAGAGACTGAGTGGGAACAGGAACTACCGGGAGGTGATGCTAGGATTGACG GTGCTGGAGACGTGTGTAAAGAACTGCGGCCACCGGTTTCATGTCCTCGTGGCTAACCGGGACTTCATTGATGGTGTCCTCGTCAAAATCATCTCCCCCAAAACCAACCCCCCAACCATCGTACAGGACAAAGTCCTGGCTCTGATCCAG GCCTGGGCGGATGCCTTCAGGAGTAGTCCTGACCTGACGGGGGTGGTCCATATTTATGAGGAGCTGAAGAGGAAAGGCATCGAGTTCCCCATGGCTGACCTGGACACTCTGTCACCCATCCACACACCACAGAGG ggTCTACCAGAGGTGGACCCAGCTGTACTAAAGTACAAAGCCCCCATCCAGCCCCACGCTACAGCCACCCTCCCCAAGCCTGCAGCCGACCCGGCTCCGGCCCCGGCCCCCGCCCCCCTCACCCCCATCCTACAGATACCACACATCCCCAACGTACAGGGCCCCATCACCGCCAACCCTGAACAG ATCGCCCGGCTGCGCAGTGAACTGGACATAGTGAGGGGAAACACCAAAGTGATGTCAGAGATGCTGACTGAGATGGTGCCTGGACAGGAGGACTCCTCGGACCTGGAACTCCTTCAG gagctGAACAGGACGTGCAGGGCCATGCAGCAGCGGGTGGTGGAGCTGATCTCCCGGGTCTCCAACGAGGAGGTGACAGAGGAGCTGCTGCACGTCAACGACGACCTCAACAACATCTTCCTACGATAcgagag GTATGAGAGGTACCGGTCGGGTAGAGCGGCTCAGAATAACGGG ATGCTGAGTGAAGCCACAGAGGACAACCTGATAGACCTAACGCCAGGCTCGCCCGCTGTGGTCAGCCTCCGAGCCACCTCCACACCCCCGTCCAGCATCCCCCCTGTGACCTCCCCTAGGGCTGGGGCTACAGCCTCCCCTGCCCGGACCCTGATCCAAGACCCTACCTCTTGTCCCTCAACTCTGTCCACTCAGCTCGCCGGCCTGG atgtggGTGGGGTTAGTGTCAGTGGTACCCTGTCCTCTCTGTCGGGGCACAACCCTGGAGACGACTTTGACATGTTTGCTCAGACCAGGACCAGCTCTCTGGCAGATCAACGCAAAAA tgtgaaGTACGAGGACCCTCGAGCCCTGGGTGGGCTTGCCTCAGCTCTGGACGTCAGACAACAGAACGCCACTGGAGGG ctGAGGGTCATAGGGGATGATAACCCAGAGTTGGAGCTGCCCATAGACAGCTGGCTTATTACCCAAGGAATG ATCCCCGTATCGCAGTCCTCTGTCATGGATGACATAGAGGAGTGGCTCTGTGCTGATGTG AAAGGCGATGGTTTAGATGGTGAGGAAGGGGTGACGAGTGAAG agtTTGATAAGTTTCTGGAGGATCGAGCGAAGGTGGTCGATTCCTTACCATCGCTCCCTGGTGATGAGCCTGGTCCCCCTCTCAGCGCCCCCAGCGGCACCCGCAAGAAGGCTGAACGGACGGAGGATGCCCTCTTTGCCTTGTAG
- the LOC123999900 gene encoding TOM1-like protein 2 isoform X4 produces the protein MEFLLGNPYSTPVGQCLEKATDGGLQAEDWTLNMEICDIINETEEGPKDAIRALKKRLSGNRNYREVMLGLTVLETCVKNCGHRFHVLVANRDFIDGVLVKIISPKTNPPTIVQDKVLALIQAWADAFRSSPDLTGVVHIYEELKRKGIEFPMADLDTLSPIHTPQRGLPEVDPAVLKYKAPIQPHATATLPKPAADPAPAPAPAPLTPILQIPHIPNVQGPITANPEQIARLRSELDIVRGNTKVMSEMLTEMVPGQEDSSDLELLQELNRTCRAMQQRVVELISRVSNEEVTEELLHVNDDLNNIFLRYERYERYRSGRAAQNNGMLSEATEDNLIDLTPGSPAVVSLRATSTPPSSIPPVTSPRAGATASPARTLIQDPTSCPSTLSTQLAGLDVGGVSVSGTLSSLSGHNPGDDFDMFAQTRTSSLADQRKNVKYEDPRALGGLASALDVRQQNATGGIPVSQSSVMDDIEEWLCADVKGDGLDGEEGVTSEEFDKFLEDRAKVVDSLPSLPGDEPGPPLSAPSGTRKKAERTEDALFAL, from the exons AGAAGGCCACAGATGGCGGCCTGCAGGCTGAGGACTGGACCCTCAACATGGAGATCTGTGACATCATCAATGAGACGGAGGAAGG GCCTAAAGATGCCATCCGGGCGCTGAAGAAGAGACTGAGTGGGAACAGGAACTACCGGGAGGTGATGCTAGGATTGACG GTGCTGGAGACGTGTGTAAAGAACTGCGGCCACCGGTTTCATGTCCTCGTGGCTAACCGGGACTTCATTGATGGTGTCCTCGTCAAAATCATCTCCCCCAAAACCAACCCCCCAACCATCGTACAGGACAAAGTCCTGGCTCTGATCCAG GCCTGGGCGGATGCCTTCAGGAGTAGTCCTGACCTGACGGGGGTGGTCCATATTTATGAGGAGCTGAAGAGGAAAGGCATCGAGTTCCCCATGGCTGACCTGGACACTCTGTCACCCATCCACACACCACAGAGG ggTCTACCAGAGGTGGACCCAGCTGTACTAAAGTACAAAGCCCCCATCCAGCCCCACGCTACAGCCACCCTCCCCAAGCCTGCAGCCGACCCGGCTCCGGCCCCGGCCCCCGCCCCCCTCACCCCCATCCTACAGATACCACACATCCCCAACGTACAGGGCCCCATCACCGCCAACCCTGAACAG ATCGCCCGGCTGCGCAGTGAACTGGACATAGTGAGGGGAAACACCAAAGTGATGTCAGAGATGCTGACTGAGATGGTGCCTGGACAGGAGGACTCCTCGGACCTGGAACTCCTTCAG gagctGAACAGGACGTGCAGGGCCATGCAGCAGCGGGTGGTGGAGCTGATCTCCCGGGTCTCCAACGAGGAGGTGACAGAGGAGCTGCTGCACGTCAACGACGACCTCAACAACATCTTCCTACGATAcgagag GTATGAGAGGTACCGGTCGGGTAGAGCGGCTCAGAATAACGGG ATGCTGAGTGAAGCCACAGAGGACAACCTGATAGACCTAACGCCAGGCTCGCCCGCTGTGGTCAGCCTCCGAGCCACCTCCACACCCCCGTCCAGCATCCCCCCTGTGACCTCCCCTAGGGCTGGGGCTACAGCCTCCCCTGCCCGGACCCTGATCCAAGACCCTACCTCTTGTCCCTCAACTCTGTCCACTCAGCTCGCCGGCCTGG atgtggGTGGGGTTAGTGTCAGTGGTACCCTGTCCTCTCTGTCGGGGCACAACCCTGGAGACGACTTTGACATGTTTGCTCAGACCAGGACCAGCTCTCTGGCAGATCAACGCAAAAA tgtgaaGTACGAGGACCCTCGAGCCCTGGGTGGGCTTGCCTCAGCTCTGGACGTCAGACAACAGAACGCCACTGGAGGG ATCCCCGTATCGCAGTCCTCTGTCATGGATGACATAGAGGAGTGGCTCTGTGCTGATGTG AAAGGCGATGGTTTAGATGGTGAGGAAGGGGTGACGAGTGAAG agtTTGATAAGTTTCTGGAGGATCGAGCGAAGGTGGTCGATTCCTTACCATCGCTCCCTGGTGATGAGCCTGGTCCCCCTCTCAGCGCCCCCAGCGGCACCCGCAAGAAGGCTGAACGGACGGAGGATGCCCTCTTTGCCTTGTAG
- the LOC123999900 gene encoding TOM1-like protein 2 isoform X7, whose amino-acid sequence MEFLLGNPYSTPVGQCLEKATDGGLQAEDWTLNMEICDIINETEEGPKDAIRALKKRLSGNRNYREVMLGLTVLETCVKNCGHRFHVLVANRDFIDGVLVKIISPKTNPPTIVQDKVLALIQAWADAFRSSPDLTGVVHIYEELKRKGIEFPMADLDTLSPIHTPQRGLPEVDPAVLKYKAPIQPHATATLPKPAADPAPAPAPAPLTPILQIPHIPNVQGPITANPEQIARLRSELDIVRGNTKVMSEMLTEMVPGQEDSSDLELLQELNRTCRAMQQRVVELISRVSNEEVTEELLHVNDDLNNIFLRYERYERYRSGRAAQNNGMLSEATEDNLIDLTPGSPAVVSLRATSTPPSSIPPVTSPRAGATASPARTLIQDPTSCPSTLSTQLAGLDVGGVSVSGTLSSLSGHNPGDDFDMFAQTRTSSLADQRKNVKYEDPRALGGLASALDVRQQNATGGKGDGLDGEEGVTSEEFDKFLEDRAKVVDSLPSLPGDEPGPPLSAPSGTRKKAERTEDALFAL is encoded by the exons AGAAGGCCACAGATGGCGGCCTGCAGGCTGAGGACTGGACCCTCAACATGGAGATCTGTGACATCATCAATGAGACGGAGGAAGG GCCTAAAGATGCCATCCGGGCGCTGAAGAAGAGACTGAGTGGGAACAGGAACTACCGGGAGGTGATGCTAGGATTGACG GTGCTGGAGACGTGTGTAAAGAACTGCGGCCACCGGTTTCATGTCCTCGTGGCTAACCGGGACTTCATTGATGGTGTCCTCGTCAAAATCATCTCCCCCAAAACCAACCCCCCAACCATCGTACAGGACAAAGTCCTGGCTCTGATCCAG GCCTGGGCGGATGCCTTCAGGAGTAGTCCTGACCTGACGGGGGTGGTCCATATTTATGAGGAGCTGAAGAGGAAAGGCATCGAGTTCCCCATGGCTGACCTGGACACTCTGTCACCCATCCACACACCACAGAGG ggTCTACCAGAGGTGGACCCAGCTGTACTAAAGTACAAAGCCCCCATCCAGCCCCACGCTACAGCCACCCTCCCCAAGCCTGCAGCCGACCCGGCTCCGGCCCCGGCCCCCGCCCCCCTCACCCCCATCCTACAGATACCACACATCCCCAACGTACAGGGCCCCATCACCGCCAACCCTGAACAG ATCGCCCGGCTGCGCAGTGAACTGGACATAGTGAGGGGAAACACCAAAGTGATGTCAGAGATGCTGACTGAGATGGTGCCTGGACAGGAGGACTCCTCGGACCTGGAACTCCTTCAG gagctGAACAGGACGTGCAGGGCCATGCAGCAGCGGGTGGTGGAGCTGATCTCCCGGGTCTCCAACGAGGAGGTGACAGAGGAGCTGCTGCACGTCAACGACGACCTCAACAACATCTTCCTACGATAcgagag GTATGAGAGGTACCGGTCGGGTAGAGCGGCTCAGAATAACGGG ATGCTGAGTGAAGCCACAGAGGACAACCTGATAGACCTAACGCCAGGCTCGCCCGCTGTGGTCAGCCTCCGAGCCACCTCCACACCCCCGTCCAGCATCCCCCCTGTGACCTCCCCTAGGGCTGGGGCTACAGCCTCCCCTGCCCGGACCCTGATCCAAGACCCTACCTCTTGTCCCTCAACTCTGTCCACTCAGCTCGCCGGCCTGG atgtggGTGGGGTTAGTGTCAGTGGTACCCTGTCCTCTCTGTCGGGGCACAACCCTGGAGACGACTTTGACATGTTTGCTCAGACCAGGACCAGCTCTCTGGCAGATCAACGCAAAAA tgtgaaGTACGAGGACCCTCGAGCCCTGGGTGGGCTTGCCTCAGCTCTGGACGTCAGACAACAGAACGCCACTGGAGGG AAAGGCGATGGTTTAGATGGTGAGGAAGGGGTGACGAGTGAAG agtTTGATAAGTTTCTGGAGGATCGAGCGAAGGTGGTCGATTCCTTACCATCGCTCCCTGGTGATGAGCCTGGTCCCCCTCTCAGCGCCCCCAGCGGCACCCGCAAGAAGGCTGAACGGACGGAGGATGCCCTCTTTGCCTTGTAG